The genomic stretch CGCGTGGTCGCCCCCGAGGATGTCGCCGATCACATCGACAGCGATCTGGCCGTGCTGATGCTGACGCAGGTCGATTACCGCACCGGGCGGATGCATGACATGGCGGCGCTGACGCAAAAGGCGCATGATGCCGGGGCCATCGCGATCTGGGATCTGGCGCATTCCGCAGGTGCCCTGCCCGTGGATGTAGCAGGCTGCGGTGCCGATTTCGCGGTGGGTTGCACCTATAAATACCTCAACGGCGGACCGGGCGCGCCCGCCTTCATCTATGTGGCCCCCCGCCATATCGCCCGCTGCCAACCTGCGCTGTCGGGCTGGCTCGGCCATGCCGCGCCTTTCGCGTTTGAACCCGGCTACCGCCCCGGCACCGGGATCGAACGGATGCGCGTCGGCACGCCGCCGGTGCTGCAACTCGCCGCCCTTGATGCCGCGCTCAATATCTGGGACCAGGTTGATCTGCATGACATCCGTGCAGCCTCTGTCGCGCTGACAGACCAATTCATCGCAGGGATAGAGGCCAGCTGCCCGATGCTGATACTGGCCAGCCCCCGCGATCCCGCAGCGCGCGGGTCACAGGTCTCGTTCCGTTTCGCCGATGGCTATGCCGCGATGCAGGCCTGTATCGCGCAAGGCGTGGTCGGCGATTTCCGCGCCCCCGATATCATGCGCTTTGGCTTCACGCCGCTGTTCATCGACGCAGGCGATGTGGCCCGCGCGGTGGCGATCATCGCCAAAGTGATGAATGACCGGCTCTGGGACAGGGCGGAATTCCAACAAAAGGCGGCCGTGACGTGACACCCTCTTCCGAGTAAAAATATCCCCGCCGGAGGCACCGAGGCCCGCAAGGGCCCGGTCCGCTAATCCGCCGCAGGCGCTTGGGCGGGATTGCCATGCACATGCATATTCAGCGCCGCGCCCAGCAGGATCAGATAGGCGCTGACATAAAGCCACAGCATCATCCCGATCACCGCCCCGATGGATCCGTAAACCTCGTTATAGCTTGCGAAATTGGTCAGGTAGAACGACAGCCCCGCCGAGGCCGCGATCCAGAGCACGATCACCACCAGCGCCCCCACCGTCACCCAGCGCCCACGGCTTTCAATCCGCACCGGGCCAAAGCGGTAAAGCAAGCCCAGCGCCGCCAGCAAGACCCCCAGCGCCACCAGCCAGCGCAGCCCTTCCAACAGCCAGGCGGTGCCAGCGGGGACCTGGAACACAGCCATCACGATCGGCAGCACGATCACGACATTGACCGCGACAATCGCCAGAAACACCAGCGCAAAGGTCAAAAGCAGCGCCACGATCACCTGCCGCAGCCCGCTGCGCTGTTCCTGTCCGGCAATGGCGTTCAACCCGCCGATCAAGGCACCCACAGCCGCCCGGCAGGACCAGAGCGCGACAAGGATCGACACCACGCTGGCCCAGCCCAGCGCCTGCGAGGGCGCATTGACCAGCCCGTTCACCTGCGTTTGCAACAGGCGGAACGCATCCGCAGGAATGATATCTTCCATCAGCGTCAATTGCTCTGCGATCACTGCCGGATCCGCCATCAGCCCGAAAATCGCGATGATCGCCGCCAGCCCCGGAAAAATCCCGAACATGCCGAAAAACGCCACCCCCGCC from Yoonia vestfoldensis encodes the following:
- the kynU gene encoding kynureninase, which codes for MTKTMIRDFSQTKAMFQMPADMIYLDGNSLGPLPRAAAARIADCVTREWGEMVITGWNRAGWMAQPTTYADRIGRLIGAEPGHIVLGDTLSVKVYQALAAALDLVPDRRVILTDSGNFPSDIYMAEGLIRSLDRGYELRVVAPEDVADHIDSDLAVLMLTQVDYRTGRMHDMAALTQKAHDAGAIAIWDLAHSAGALPVDVAGCGADFAVGCTYKYLNGGPGAPAFIYVAPRHIARCQPALSGWLGHAAPFAFEPGYRPGTGIERMRVGTPPVLQLAALDAALNIWDQVDLHDIRAASVALTDQFIAGIEASCPMLILASPRDPAARGSQVSFRFADGYAAMQACIAQGVVGDFRAPDIMRFGFTPLFIDAGDVARAVAIIAKVMNDRLWDRAEFQQKAAVT
- a CDS encoding YihY/virulence factor BrkB family protein; translated protein: MAAFRTIWQKGSAVLQTASETHLGLIAAGVAFFGMFGIFPGLAAIIAIFGLMADPAVIAEQLTLMEDIIPADAFRLLQTQVNGLVNAPSQALGWASVVSILVALWSCRAAVGALIGGLNAIAGQEQRSGLRQVIVALLLTFALVFLAIVAVNVVIVLPIVMAVFQVPAGTAWLLEGLRWLVALGVLLAALGLLYRFGPVRIESRGRWVTVGALVVIVLWIAASAGLSFYLTNFASYNEVYGSIGAVIGMMLWLYVSAYLILLGAALNMHVHGNPAQAPAAD